The window TTAGGAGCAATAAAAAATTGGGTAGCACTTCAAGATGAATATGAATGCTATTATTGTATTGTAGATTTACATGCTATAACTGTGCCACAGGAACCAAAGGATTTAAGAAGACGCTCTTTAGAGGTATTAGCTCAATATATTGCATCTGGTATAGAACCAGAAAAGAACACTCTATTTTTTCAATCCCATGTAAGTGCACATGCTGAACTAGCATGGGTATTAGATTGTATATCATATATGGGGCAATTAGGAAGAATGACACAATACAAAGAAAAGTCACAAAAAGGAGAAGAAAACTTAAACGCAGGATTATTCACCTATCCAGTACTAATGGCTGCTGACATTCTATTATACCAAGCAGACCTAGTGCCTGTAGGAGATGATCAAAAGCAGCACCTAGAGCTTGCGAGGGACTTAGCCATAAGATTCAACAACAGATATAGCGAAACCTTTAAGGTACCAGATATATATGTGTCTAAATTCGGAAGTAGAATTATGGGATTACAAAATCCTCTAAGCAAAATGTCAAAATCAGGAGACGATGAAAATGATTATATACTTTTAATAGAGGATAATGACACTACAGTTAGGAAAATCAAGAGAGCAGTCACAGACTCAATAGGGCTAGTGAAATATTCAGATGAACAGCCAGGCATAAAGAATCTTATAACAATATACTCTAAGCTTTCAGGAGAAAGTATAGAGGAAATAGAGAGTAAGTACGAAGGACAAGGATATGGAAAGTTTAAAACTGATTTAAGTGAAGTTGTAGTAGAAGGGCTAAAACCTGTTAGAGAAAAATTTGCAGATCTAATGAAAAATAAGGATTACCTAGAAAAAATATACACAGAAGGAGCAAAACAAGCAGAGTATGTAGCTAATAAAACTTTAAGAAAAGTCTACAAAAAGGTTGGCTTTATACCAAGATAGAACTAAAAGCATATCTGCAAAAAGCTGGATTTAAAAATATTAATATCGCAACAAAAGAAGTATAACAAGAGTATGCAGAAAAGTGGGGATATAATTTAAAAGCTAGGAGTACATTATGTCTGGTGAGATAAGGACGATGAGGTAAAAGATGCAATCTAAAGAAAAAAATAACTTTTAAATAAGAAATAGAAATGGATAGGATTTTCTCACCTATCCATTTTTACTTATATAGAATAGTAAGATATTACTTCTGCTTTTTTTATAACGAATAGATAAGTTTATTTTAATAAATTGATTCAAGGACTTGACTTTAATGAGTTTCAAAAAATAGCTTTCTTATTTTAATAAGATTTTGTTAGAAGCTTTTATTATTTAAAGAGATTTTGTAAAATTATTATTATATAATTCCACACAAATGATAATGTTTATCATTATCAAAATTGGATATATATAAAATACGATAACAATTATTATATTAATATATAAATAGAGGAGAGATATTATGGCATTTAAGTTACCAGAACTAAATTATTCTTTTGATGCATTAGAACCACATATAGATAAATTGACAATGGAAACTCATTACTCAAAGCATCATCAAGCATATGTTGACAACTTAAATAAAGCTTTAGAAGGACATGATAATCTTCAAAATATGGAGATTGAAGAAATACTAAAATCTTTAGATGGGTTACCAGAAAGCATTAGAAAAGCAGTTAGGAATAATGGTGGAGGTCACTACAATCATTCAATATTCTGGGACATAATGTCACCAGAAGGTGGAGGTGCACCAGAAGGAGATTTAGCTTCAAAAATTGATGAGGAGCTAGGTGGATTTGAAAAATTTAAGGAGGATTTCAAAAAAGCTGCTTTAGGTCAGTTTGGTAGCGGATGGGCATGGTTAGTCCTTGGTGAGGATGGAAAACTATCAATTGAAGCTACTCCAAATCAAGACAATCCGATATCAAATAATAGAAAGCCTATACTAGGTATTGAT of the Proteiniborus sp. DW1 genome contains:
- the trpS gene encoding tryptophan--tRNA ligase, whose protein sequence is MSEKKVIFSGVKPTGEPTLGNYLGAIKNWVALQDEYECYYCIVDLHAITVPQEPKDLRRRSLEVLAQYIASGIEPEKNTLFFQSHVSAHAELAWVLDCISYMGQLGRMTQYKEKSQKGEENLNAGLFTYPVLMAADILLYQADLVPVGDDQKQHLELARDLAIRFNNRYSETFKVPDIYVSKFGSRIMGLQNPLSKMSKSGDDENDYILLIEDNDTTVRKIKRAVTDSIGLVKYSDEQPGIKNLITIYSKLSGESIEEIESKYEGQGYGKFKTDLSEVVVEGLKPVREKFADLMKNKDYLEKIYTEGAKQAEYVANKTLRKVYKKVGFIPR
- a CDS encoding superoxide dismutase — translated: MAFKLPELNYSFDALEPHIDKLTMETHYSKHHQAYVDNLNKALEGHDNLQNMEIEEILKSLDGLPESIRKAVRNNGGGHYNHSIFWDIMSPEGGGAPEGDLASKIDEELGGFEKFKEDFKKAALGQFGSGWAWLVLGEDGKLSIEATPNQDNPISNNRKPILGIDVWEHAYYLKYMNRRADYIDSWWNVVDWKKVVKRFKGLKTK